The Dreissena polymorpha isolate Duluth1 chromosome 9, UMN_Dpol_1.0, whole genome shotgun sequence genome contains the following window.
TCCTTTCCGACTTGCTTTAACTTTTATTCTGGTCCGCAGCTATTGAAGTATAGCCATTCTAAGATTGACATTTAACGGCTTTCGTCAGAGACCTGTTTTCGAAGCAAAGATTCGTCTTAATAAAGGTCATGAGGGCAATCATATCGGAAGCATCTTAGACCTTGAGCTGCATTATGACCCTGCTCCCCCCAGGGGAAATTTTCAAGGTTATGTTTTTCTTAACCCTCTAGGTTGTTGGCATTCCCTtgcaaaagtttgcaaaattcTGTAGGGGCTTtacagagttatgggactttgaaaCGCATACCCTTTATTTTGCCCTTTTACTCTATTCTATTTGTAATACTGcttctatttattatttaaaagcaGTTTTCTTGCTAAATAAAGAGTGTCCCAGCCTATTCTATCGAATTAAGACGTTGTGAAAGAGAAATCTACTTACAAAGTGTATCTTTGATACACTCAATTGtaaatatcaacatttttatgaagagttatgccccttttttggatccgttcattttattgacattCTACGGACGAAATCAAAGTTTTGACgttcaaaatgtcatgaaaaggTAAGTGGAATTTTATTTCTAAATTCGTTTATCACTTTTGTTAAGTCATAAAGACATCTTAATGTAGTGTTCCAATATAAGTAAAAATTAAATCGAATTATGATTGTCTTTCACCAAGTAATTACTGCTGggaatgcaagtaaatttatcaTACCTCAGGCTGGTGTTGATACCTTTTATCAATTGGCTCTACTAATTTGTTTCAATGGTTAttattatgttaacatttatatagctctctctgtatATGTTTATCCAAGAAAATGTCATCCCTTTATCTCcttgaaataatacagacaacagaATCCCTagcaattttcatttgaacttactgtgaataagagaggaacaaaatattATGTGCAAAAGGAAACACCGTTTTATTTGGACAATAATGTGAGTCTTTTGtggaattattaaaataaaatactattagaAAAATGTATAATAGATAATTTAACAgtcttatatatataaataatattgtttggtAAATTATATACAGTAAGAACAGAAATTCTACTAGGATTAGTGAAATAATCGCTACATGTACTATTTTATTCTTTCGTACAGCTTTTAATTaagtaaattttcaatataataaatctatgtttctatatatatatatattgtgtcttTTTAATGAAGTGCAATTGTATTcaagtagtactagtactagtgaCTGTTAATTGGTAGACATTCTCATAATTGTCTATTTTCAGAAACTTATTATGGGAAAGCCAATTAACCTTAAACAATCAAAGAACTTGAAATCTAGCCAAAAGATACATGATGGGAAAATATGTATTGTTCATTTTGAAAGTACAGTAAAGGAAGAAGTACATGCACTGacagattttgttttcaaaaacttGTATACAAAGATGTAGCAAAAACAAGATCAACATACATATCCTCAAAACAAAGACTAGAACACTTGACTAGTAATCTGCCCGAAAAATTGgattttgaaaaacatggaaTACACAGACGATGTTACCAGTTGTTCACCAATCTTAGTCATGTTACAAAGCGGGTAAATTCATTACCGGATTATGATGACAATCAGCCCTCTACATCAAAGTACAGGCGTATATCCTTAGATGCTACCAGTAGCTCCGTTCTGTTTCCAGTGGATAGTTGCATTTTTTTGTGACAAAAGTATTATCAAAGTTAAGGGCTGCAAACAAAATTTAACGAAATGTGTTACAAAATGTGCCGAAGAATCAATTAAGCTAGCTGCGATTCAAAAGTCTGATAAGCGGATGCTTTGAAAAGTTCAGGATCATGACCTTATTGCGCGTGAAGCAATGTACCATAATGCCTGCAGAAGAAATTATACAAGATCTGGGACTTGTCATAAAAGTCACGAAGGCTCAGAAGCAAGCATTAACTAATCTGTGCACACCGAAGCTTTCAAGTACATATGTTATTATGTTGAAGAGCATATCGTTCTAGGACATAATGTGGAACGGCTCACAATGATAAAGGAAAGATACCTCAGCTACATTCTCGAACACCACCCTTCTGTATTCAATGACAAATATAAAACCTATAAACTCAAAGACAAACTGTCAAAGCATTTTCAGAAACAAATCGGATTCTGGCAGCCTGAATCTTCAAACACAACATCAGAACTAGTATATGGGGCTGATGTAGAGGGAAGGGCGTTAGAAAAGGCTTTTGAACTTGCTGCATCTGACGAAAGACGACTTTATGAAAGTGCGATGATACTACGCAGATATATTCTTGAATCTCGCCAGAATTCATGTTCTATGCCAGGCCACCATCAGCCAAATGGTTACTTTCAGGAGAACTGCATCCTTCAACAGAGGTTGTCAACTTCTTTGTGTCGGTTATATCAGCCAAGTCAAGTATGAAGGCAAATCGTGTTAGCACCAAATGTCAACGATATGCAAGGTCCTTTGCTGAAGATTTATGTTATGCAGTTAGCAATGGTGAATGGTTGATGCCAACACATATCCTCCTGCCATGACTGTCCGTCAGCTTACAGGAAATGCAGAAATTATAACACTTTTGAACCGCTATGGTCATGCTCAATCATACACACGGACAATGGAGCTTGAAACAGCTATTCTGGAACAATATTACCCCAAAACATATCAACTGAAAACAATACTGTTTTGCATTTTTGCTGGGATAACTTCGATCTGAATGAAGAAACACCATCTGGTGCTGGTACAACACATTCCACGCATGGCATTGTGTTGCAAGAGACCTCAGACTCATTCGAAGAAGCCAATGATGAGCCATCTCAGGTACCAAGGACAAAAGATAGAACAGTTATCTGTGTGGGCGAGGTGTGTTCACTGCAGTGCGTGTCCAAGGACTCTGCGAACATGTgtcaaataagttaataaaagcCCCTCATCAGTTTGTAAATTTTGCGAGTTTCTTTTTCTGGGTAGCAGCAATCACTATTCGTAACGCTTGATCTACtagttttcatataattttaaagGAATATTTGTTCTGAACTGGAATAAATGTGTATATAGGAATCTTTTTATATGCTTTGGAATCTTTCAGAATTTCTGTCGAGTGTTCTGCAAATTAAATACCagtaacacaggtggttagcgtgtggctatgatattaaataacttttctgaaaaaaaaatcactatcaaatatatatatagtgattttttttcagaaaagttaatttttcgttataatatgattatttatcattcaaaatgatgtttacactaattattatcatagccacccGCTTACCACCTGTGATCAGTAACGTAAAATCATTACCATATTCCCGGCGCTTACTTAACACAGATATGATGGCTTAAATACCTTCGGGTATTGATTCTCCAAGGCTCTCGCGGCCGTAGCCTCGcaaattgtatatgttttattatatacagtATTTTACACGTACCTAGGGATCTCTGTTAcatattgttataataaataactttgtaaaacacacacatttatatCAGCAAATAACTATATACATGCGTTCTATGCCAACAATTATAAGAACGCCTAAACGTTGTATTTTATTCAGGTCATCTTAGCTCTTCTTGAGAAGGGTATTCCGTACAAGGGTCACATAGTGAACATTCACGGTGGAGACCAGTCACATGAATGGTTCCTCCGTTTGAACCCCAAAGGCGAGGTTCCGGTTATGAAAGTTGGGGATACAGCATACTCAGAGTCCGAACACATAATTGACGTCATTGATGAGATGTTTAAATGCGGTGAgtttttgtctttcttttaaaGCAGAAATGTTGCTGCGGCTTCACACTCCAAGGACCGGAGGCTCGACCCCCCGCCTTTAAACATAATCTGCTCATTCGTCTTATGCATGATCTCTGGGATCATGAAATTGTTCAGCTGCAAGCAAGACACTGAAGCTAAACACAACTTTGTGCTAGTTGTGTTCAATCCATGTGAGCATACGTGATTATAACTCTTGGCAATAAGAGAAAGAGGGTTGCctttggtttgtttctttttgctaTTAATTGCAACCAAACCAACACGCGTCTTCGAGTGTAAGACCACATAAAAGAGCATCCGGGTGCACTTTCACTAAATGCGTACTATCACGACCGTTTATAACGGGCACCACCACCTTTTttcgatgcattaataaattagCCAACGCTATTTCCGAGGTTGCGATAAGGATCgaatgtttttaaatttcacGGATAATTCTTCAGGGTGAGTagaatttatatgttttttttcaacatattaagAATTATTTTAATCATCGGACAATGTAGTGCAATTCAGCGAAGGAGTATTTATCTTAAAATTCTACAAAAACATACAATCACAGCCCCATTTggaacgtgaggacctttataagttgtggcatggtggagtttttgaaTGCTAATCAATGtctttttcctgtgtgacgagcaaatttccacccgATGAATTCGCTTaagacatcaaacgattgcgttcaaCAAATACTAGTAACTGTATGCAAAACAAATTGGCTTCTAGCAgatctaatagataattttgtattgtttcaaaagagatggagcctatgccaaggaggtggcgctaagaaCAGGAGATGGTGCCCATGCACGATATATGAGTCATCAAATgacttacatttgatagataatgttccgtttttatatttctttttaatttgcaACATAAATACGTAAACCTAAATCTATACAGAGCATACACCTTCTATAAAAACAAGATGTAAATATGTAACTAAATAATTAATCATCTCAATTAAGTAGTCAGCAACCTGAATAAAACATAGTGTACGATATAAACCAAAAATATGCAGTACTCAATACATCCACAAACTAAATTTTAAACATTCTCATTTTTTTTCTACAACACGTGTTTATACAGTAAGATAATTCATGAAATAATTTGTAGATGTTAATTCTGCTTGAAACGATGATTTTTGTCTCCTAGTCCAAACGGTTAATTCACTAAAAGATGTCAATGAATCTTAATTAGGCTTAAATATGTCGTTTGGTCCCACTTACTTCTCCAAAAATTAGGATAGCTCGGTCTTTAATCCTTTACCTTTTGTATTATTCTCAAGTTACTTTCCAGTTTTATAGTATATTCAGTGAcagaaaactttaaaatatttttgcaatacatgtttcttcataattatatagactttacttatttttttttatatttcattattatagaattaataaaaaatatcaaacgcTCAACTTGAAATACCAAACAAAAAGTGTATGGTCGGCACCGAAAATTAAGATAGttaaaatgtgcattggcgccacctcctttcATTAGCGCCACCGACATGGCATCGGCTCCATCTGATTTGAAGAAAGCAAAATCTATCTATTAGATCGACAAGAAGCCAATGTTTATGTGCATGCAAAAACTTGTACATTTAATTAGGTTGACATTTGCTCGTCACACTTGCAAAATACTccgattttcatttaaaaacgaCACCATGCCACAACATAGGTCATCACGTTTTCAAATGGGTTGTTGTGAAATGTTTCCGTACATGTGTgaatgaataaatcttcgctgaatcgaaCTAGATCGGTCGATTTTtataataatgcgaaatatgttgaaatgaAAACCATGTACAACCTACTCACCCTGTATAATTATCCGTGAAATCTCAAAACATCCGTCTTAAGCTCTATCTCGGAAGTCGCATTGTCTAATTTATgaatgcatcgcaaaaagaggtggcgcccatgATTAACGATCGTGACATACATTTGCATAGGTAGTTTCGGATCCGTGCTCATATGTGAACGCAACCCAATGATCGCCGATATGACCCGTCTTACCTATCAATATCATAACTTCGCAAGCCTCGTTTTGACTGATACATTTAACGTTGCGATAATCGTTGCCAATGAAAAATATTCTCGCACCAACCTCCGCGCTGAGATACACTGTTTCCAAGCATATTTCTATCGCACACAATGCGACATTACACACCAACTGATCATagtggtttttaataaaaattaatattgaatgATTCagattctttatattttatttattttacgttTTTACCCGCATAAAAAGTTGAATTTCGTACAAAAATACCAAGTATTTAGTTAAAATGAGAAAAGCTCACAACATAGAACTCCTTCAATATCTGGAAGAATTTTACttgtaaatgctttttttattatCTCGAATATGGATTATACTCTGCGAGGAGTTTGTCTAGTTAGGTAGAGCAGTATTTGAGATATTTTTCCAGGACCCAAGCTTGTTTTGGAAGTAGATACTCGACTCGGTAGCGAGGTAAGGGAGACTCGGAAGCTGCTACATGACCTTCCAATAGATGTCATAACGTTTGGCGTTTTGGCAAACCGAAAGTTCCAAACATCGGACAATTTACCACAGGCGCTTCAAAGCCGCTTCACCCGAGAAAGCATAGGTAATAAATATATGGtgaaaatttatatatatatatatatatatatatatatatatatatatatatatatatatatatatatatatatatatatatatatatgtacattaatgGGGACTTAAGCTATGTATTCGCTGAGGGTGACCATAGCTATATATACACAATTGATGACCTAAACTATGTAAACACTGTTGATGACCTTAGATATATACACTTTTGTTGCGGATCTAAGCCATATTAACACACATTCGGACCTTCGatatatagcgggtatatacaATAATGGTGACCATAGCTATATAAACACTAATTGTGACCTAAGCTATGTTTTTACTTTTGGTGACCTTAGCCATATATACCGGTACACTATTAGTAGTCTTAGCTTTATGTACACTCGGAGTGATCTAAGCTATATATACACTTTTGTTGACTTACGCTAAACATTGTCTATTGGTGACCTCATCTACATATACACTAGATAACTATATGTGCACAAATGATTAAGCATTTCCTGTTTGCCAGATTCTCATAAAGCGCATATCAATTTCATACTTCCCCTCGTGTTTCGTAGCGACATGACGTCATACATTCACGTCCATATTGTCAGCTATATATGCGTGAATTAATAGTTGATTAGTCGAACATTCAActatctttaaatagtgttttaagAAATTCTATTGTACAGAAATCAGCCATATATTCTTGTTCCAAAGCCTATTTTActagggaagcggacaacgacaacgagcgaggcctgggtcgggttagggttaaggttaacCCTAACCCAAATCCGATCCCTAACCGTAACCctaccccttaccctaaccctctaacctcCCCCACCATGTGCACtacaataccaggcctcgctcgttttcgttgtccgcttccctttTTAATACTGCATCTTGTGTTTTGAACGAAAAAAAGGCGTCGTGATTGATTATGCCCTTGCCAAGAGTTATTAAGTCATTTTAACGTTCGAATTATTTATCTTGTTTTCACGACATATTCAGTCGATATCACGATTATTTGGTTCTCAAAAAATGTTTGGAGCGGATTAAATTCAGCATGTGCTTATCAAATGAATGTCACTGTGGCGTTATCTTTATATATTGGGGAACATTAGTTTAAACGACTCATGTGTTTTACCACAGTGATGCAGCGCATGTGCATCAAAAAGCTATCGTATGTTTTTGCATGTCGGGGTTATTTGTATTCATAGAAACCTGAATTTAATGATAACTTTTCTCCAAAGATACAAAGTTTTCTGCAACTATCTCCGAGTACCGAAAGCAGATACAAACCTGCTCGCCGGATGTGCGAACGAGCGTGGAAGGTAAACTCGCGAAACTGGAGCAGAGACGAACGAACATTCTGGATGATAAGGTCGTTGCGCGAATCCTGGATGAACTCGAAGGAATTTTTGATCGGATTGAAAGCATATTAAAATTGAATGCAAAGGGTAATCTCTCATAAAGTATTTATATACACTAATTAATGTTTTAGCACAAAAGATTGACTGTTAATGC
Protein-coding sequences here:
- the LOC127844153 gene encoding ganglioside-induced differentiation-associated protein 1-like; the encoded protein is MDDVNLYYFPGSYYSLNVILALLEKGIPYKGHIVNIHGGDQSHEWFLRLNPKGEVPVMKVGDTAYSESEHIIDVIDEMFKCGPKLVLEVDTRLGSEVRETRKLLHDLPIDVITFGVLANRKFQTSDNLPQALQSRFTRESIDTKFSATISEYRKQIQTCSPDVRTSVEGKLAKLEQRRTNILDDKVVARILDELEGIFDRIESILKLNAKGILTGQDDWLFGPEMTAADLALICLLIRLQMIGILSRYVNRTVRPELLRYFNRIDTRASILKLREIMASVKYVYMRRAIKKYGVMVLKIGTVVGIGYVCYLGYKALSKMEKVLAKN